One Miscanthus floridulus cultivar M001 chromosome 11, ASM1932011v1, whole genome shotgun sequence DNA window includes the following coding sequences:
- the LOC136491149 gene encoding copper transport protein ATX1-like yields MADMQIVLAGRKIEAQYVEMKVPLYSYGCEKKIKKALSHLKGIHSVQVDYHQQKVMVWGICNRDDVLAAVRKKRRDARFWNGDELGPGEHVPTPGEAPKQYLAAFAAYRLRKSWKKLFPLIRL; encoded by the exons ATGGCGGACATGCAGATTGTCCTGGCTGGGAGGAAGATCGAGGCGCAGTATGTGGAGATGAAGGTGCCGCTCTACTCCTACGGGTGCGAGAAGAAGATCAAGAAGGCGCTGTCACATCTCAAAG GTATACATTCAGTTCAGGTAGACTACCACCAGCAGAAGGTGATGGTGTGGGGGATCTGCAACCGCGACGACGTGCTCGCCGCCGTCCGGAAGAAGCGCCGAGACGCGCGGTTCTGGAACGGTGACGAACTGGGCCCAGGCGAGCATGTGCCGACGCCCGGAGAAGCTCCGAAGCAGTACCTGGCAGCCTTCGCCGCCTACAGGTTGAGGAAGTCGTGGAAGAAGCTTTTCCCGCTGATCCGGCTCTGA